A portion of the Vicia villosa cultivar HV-30 ecotype Madison, WI unplaced genomic scaffold, Vvil1.0 ctg.001531F_1_1, whole genome shotgun sequence genome contains these proteins:
- the LOC131635687 gene encoding F-box protein SKIP23-like, giving the protein MLMFRRKGNDLTKIPNVSSFYRGMCIFKGRPCLTDYTGQTVMIGSDLSVHLVAKPVSGFDFHGDIYIMVENESELLLVQKYDKYEPIDVFRLDQKEKRWLKLENLGDMILFLGRGYSFAISASDLDLDNGNSVIYCSNYIRNEIRVFPLDQHRTFLLSDYPDYFKLFWPPPEWIVSRCL; this is encoded by the coding sequence ATGTTGATGTTCCGTCGCAAAGGCAATGATTTGACTAAGATCCCCAATGTCTCAAGCTTTTACCGGGGCATGTGCATTTTTAAAGGCCGGCCTTGTCTAACCGACTATACTGGTCAGACTGTGATGATCGGATCAGATTTGAGCGTTCACTTGGTGGCTAAGCCTGTGTCGGGCTTCGATTTCCATGGCGATATTTACATTATGGTGGAAAATGAGTCTGAGTTGTTGCTTGTTCAGAAATATGATAAATATGAGCCTATTGATGTGTTTAGGCTTGACCAGAAAGAGAAAAGGTGGCTGAAGTTGGAAAATTTAGGGGACATGATTTTGTTTTTGGGACGAGGCTATTCGTTTGCTATATCGGCGTCGGATTTGGATTTGGACAATGGGAATTCTGTGATTTATTGTAGTAACTATATTCGTAACGAAATCAGGGTTTTTCCCTTGGATCAACACCGGACTTTTCTTTTGTCTGATTATCCAGATTATTTCAAGTTGTTCTGGCCACCTCCGGAGTGGATCGTCAGTAGGTGTTTGTAA
- the LOC131635679 gene encoding F-box protein SKIP23-like — translation MADWTMLPKELLQLISEKLNSQFYLIRFRSVCSSWRFSIPKPHNLFPFNLPQFSDSNDSDIHKLFKDSIFLIKPPTTSNQQTLYRPWLVRISPTSTGKFKSCHPILPHSLIIPSYPRVLDFSQLSVFNIGHMYIQGITQYPYLSTIAYHQYDKSVAAFQGGRPLDILTRRNDSRELMMFRCGDDHWTKINNVAESRRDICIFKGRPCVTDETGRTVMIGSDLSVHLVAEPVFDGDGDINIIVENESELLLIHKYEDDDYDGYDDDYDGDEPVRIDVFRLNQTEKKWVKLANLGDRVLFLGQGYSFTACASDLGFDNGNFVIYCNHYDNVFGDTALSVYHLDQRQTFPLSDYPDYIKWFRPPPEWIISRCHQ, via the coding sequence ATGGCAGATTGGACTATGCTTCCAAAAGAACTCCTGCAATTAATATCTGAAAAACTCAACAGTCAATTCTACCTCATTCGCTTTCGTTCTGTCTGTTCCTCATGGAGATTTTCCATACCAAAACCTCACAACCTTTTTCCCTTCAACCTTCCGCAATTCTCTGACTCTAATGATTCAGATATCCACAAACTCTTCAAAGACAGCATCTTTCTCATCAAACCACCCACAACATCAAACCAACAAACTCTATACCGCCCTTGGTTGGTCAGAATCAGTCCAACTTCAACCGGAAAGTTTAAATCATGTCACCCCATTTTACCTCACAGTCTTATTATACCTTCTTATCCGCGCGTACTGGACTTCAGCCAACTCTCTGTCTTCAATATCGGACACATGTATATTCAGGGTATAACCCAATATCCATATTTATCTACCATTGCATATCATCAATATGATAAGTCTGTTGCCGCGTTTCAGGGGGGACGACCTCTGGATATTCTCACACGCAGGAATGACTCTCGGGAGCTGATGATGTTCCGTTGTGGGGATGATCATTGGACCAAGATCAACAATGTGGCGGAATCCCGCAGAGACATTTGCATTTTTAAAGGCCGCCCTTGTGTGACAGACGAAACTGGTCGGACTGTAATGATTGGATCAGATTTGAGCGTTCATTTGGTGGCTGAGCCTGTGTTTGATGGCGATGGGGACATTAACATTATAGTTGAAAATGAGTCTGAGTTGTTGCTAATTCACAaatatgaagatgatgattatgatggttatgatgatgattatgatggaGATGAGCCTGTAAGAATTGATGTGTTTAGGCTTAATCAGACAGAGAAAAAGTGGGTGAAGCTGGCAAATTTAGGGGATAGGGTTTTGTTTTTGGGGCAAGGATATTCGTTCACTGCTTGTGCATCAGATTTGGGTTTCGACAATGGGAATTTTGTGATATATTGTAACCATTATGATAATGTTTTTGGAGATACTGCACTGAGTGTTTATCACTTGGACCAGAGACAGACTTTTCCCTTGTCTGATTATCCAGATTATATCAAGTGGTTCCGGCCACCTCCGGAGTGGATCATCAGTAGGTGTCATCAGTAA
- the LOC131635680 gene encoding F-box protein SKIP23-like — protein MADWTMLPKELLQLISEKLNSEFYRIRFRSVCSTWRFSIPKPYNPFPFYLPQFPDSSSSSIYSRDSDIHKLDKHNIFILKPPTTPNQQTLYRPWLVRISPTSSGKFNLWHPLSRNSLNIPYDSSVLDISQLSVFDIAQMYDLSTPVAVFHGEEFMGSVATFQGEEILDIVTQGYSGEMVMLRHGDDSWKQIPNEAHFYHDICIFKGRPCLADGTGRTVMIGSNLSVHLVAEPVYGGYLYGDIKIMVEYESELLLVHKQGYHHRGDLRIDVFRVDQKEKKWLRLANLGDTVVFFGQCHSFTASALDLGFDKGNFVIHFNNNDMSIFHLDQRQNSLLSDYPDYLKLFWPPPEWIISRCL, from the coding sequence ATGGCAGATTGGACTATGCTTCCAAAGGAACTCCTGCAATTAATATCTGAAAAACTCAACAGTGAATTCTACCGCATTCGCTTTCGTTCTGTCTGTTCCACGTGGAGATTTTCTATACCAAAACCTTACAACCCTTTTCCCTTCTATCTTCCGCAATTCCCTGACTCCAGTAGTTCTTCTATTTACTCCAGGGATTCTGATATCCACAAACTCGACAAACACAACATCTTTATCCTCAAACCGCCCACAACACCAAACCAACAAACTCTATACCGCCCTTGGTTGGTCAGAATCAGTCCAACTTCATCCGGAAAGTTCAACCTATGGCACCCCCTTTCACGTAACAGTCTTAATATACCTTATGATTCGAGTGTGCTAGACATCAGTCAACTCTCTGTCTTCGATATCGCACAGATGTATGATTTGTCTACCCCTGTTGCCGTCTTTCATGGGGAAGAGTTTATGGGTTCTGTTGCCACGTTTCAAGGGGAAGAGATTCTGGATATTGTCACACAAGGGTACTCCGGGGAGATGGTGATGCTCCGTCATGGAGACGATAGTTGGAAACAGATCCCCAATGAGGCACATTTCTACCATGATATTTGCATTTTTAAAGGCCGGCCTTGTCTGGCAGACGGAACCGGCCGGACTGTGATGATCGGATCAAATTTGAGCGTTCATTTGGTGGCTGAGCCAGTGTATGGTGGTTATCTCTATGGTGACATTAAAATTATGGTGGAATATGAGTCTGAGTTATTGCTAGTTCACAAACAAGGATATCATCATCGTGGAGATCTAAGGATTGATGTGTTTAGGGTTGACCAGAAAGAGAAAAAGTGGTTGAGATTGGCAAATTTAGGGGATACAGTTGTGTTTTTTGGGCAATGTCATTCGTTCACTGCTTCTGCTTTGGATTTGGGTTTTGACAAAGGGAATTTTGTGATTCATTTTAACAATAACGATATGAGTATTTTTCACTTGGACCAACGGCAGAATTCGCTTTTGTCTGATTATCCAGATTATTTGAAGTTGTTCTGGCCACCTCCCGAGTGGATCATTAGTAGGTGTTTGTAA